Proteins encoded within one genomic window of Setaria italica strain Yugu1 chromosome IV, Setaria_italica_v2.0, whole genome shotgun sequence:
- the LOC101766221 gene encoding protein DMP2 gives MRPNAAVQTQMAEEPTHDMKLLVPNGGGGAQNKPPPPLVDRTLSGASDIIKLLPTGTVMAFHALAPSFSNHGSCGAASRYLTLALVGACAASCVLLSFTDSLVGRDSRLYYGVATPRGFYPFNFDGTGEERRRKFGDLPWMKVRPLDFVHALVSAVMFVVVALGNAGVQSCLFPDVGADVREVLMNLPVGLGFLSSMVFMIFPTTRKSIGYTDLMPHKQEDEGKGSKSALSMSTV, from the coding sequence ATGAGACCCAACGCCGCCGTGCAGACCCAAATGGCCGAAGAGCCCACCCACGACATGAAGCTCCTGGTgccgaacggcggcggcggcgcgcagaataagccaccgccgccgctggtcgaCAGGACCCTGAGCGGTGCCAGCGACATCATCAAGCTCCTGCCGACCGGAACGGTCATGGCATTTCACGCCCTGGCACCGTCCTTCAGCAACCACGGCTCGTGCGGGGCGGCCAGCCGGTACCTCACCCTCGCGCTCGtcggcgcctgcgccgcctcctgcgTGCTGCTCTCCTTCACCGACAGCCTCGTCGGCCGCGACAGCCGGCTCTACTACGGCGTGGCCACGCCGCGGGGCTTCTACCCGTTCAACTTCGACGGCACCGGCGAGGAGAGGCGGCGCAAGTTCGGGGACCTGCCATGGATGAAGGTCAGACCGCTGGACTTCGTGCACGCGCTCGTCTCGGCAGTGATGTTCGTTGTCGTCGCGCTCGGCAACGCCGGCGTGCAGAGCTGCCTGTTCCCGGACGTCGGGGCGGACGTTAGGGAGGTGCTCATGAACCTGCCGGTGGGGCTAGGGTTCCTTTCCAGCATGGTGTTCATGATCTTCCCGACGACCCGGAAGAGCATCGGGTACACCGATTTGATGCCTCACAAACAGGAAGACGAGGGGAAAGGAAGCAAAAGTGCCCTAAGCATGTCGACTGTATGA